The proteins below are encoded in one region of Takifugu rubripes chromosome 1, fTakRub1.2, whole genome shotgun sequence:
- the LOC105417382 gene encoding skin secretory protein xP2 isoform X2 produces the protein MMSYLWILLLGSLLTASVHAQDDAAQMEETAAPEVPATVNAPNAGEPDADTEVGEKTEEVKPETEPNADPELEADKPNGDLGVEDSGAEVPADTGAEVPADTGAEVPADTGAEVPADTGAEVPADTGAEVPADTGAEVPADTGSEVPADTGAEVPVDTGVEVPADTGAEVPADTGAEVPADTGAEVPADTGVEVPVDTGVEVPADTGAEVPADTGAEVPASADSGAEVPVDTSADVPADTGAEVPASTDTGAEVPADEDTDATKLQKESDRKEEADATGQDGAQAGTEIKADEDGVSAPDTSGSDIKESVEPKNTGSEVIVPEIGTGVNAAVPADEGFNLEDALAAGVDDSSQAGKSSNLETGARAAGATGDAETPEGKEAGSGPLAGVLTAIIVAAIGAVAGYFTYQQKKLCFKSRQEADPEAARKADPAEAQSEPQVLSNLLNSS, from the exons ATGATGTCATACCTGTGGATTCTGCTATTAGGGAGCCTGCTGACCGCAAGCGTCCACGCACAAG ATGACGCAGCACAAATGGAGgagacagcagctccagaggttCCGGCCACGGTAAATGCTCCAAATGCTGGAGAACCAGATGCAGACACTGAAGTTGGAGAGAAAACCGAG GAAGTAAAACCGGAGACTGAACCCAACGCTGACCCTGAATTAGAAGCTGATAAACCAAATGGAGATTTGGGTGTAGAGGACTCAGGAGCAGAGGTTCCTGCAGACACTGGAGCCGAggttcctgcagacacaggagcagaggttcctgcagacactggtgcagaggTTCCTGCAGATACAGGAGCAGAG GTTCCTGCAGATACAGGAGCAGAGGTTCCTGCAGATACAGGAGCAGAGGTTCCTGCAGATACAGGATCAGAGGTTCCTGCAGATACAGGAGCAGAGGTTCCTGTAGACACTGGAGTAGAGGTtcctgcagacactggtgcagaggTTCCTGCAGATACAGGAGCAGAGGTTCCTGCAGATACAGGAGCAGAGGTTCCTGCAGACACTGGAGTAGAAGTTCCTGTAGACACTGGAGTAGAGGTTCCTGCAGACACTGGCGCAGAggttcctgcagacacaggagcagaggttcctgctaGCGCAGACTCAGGAGCAGAGGTTCCTGTAGACACTAGTGCAGATgtccctgcagacacaggagcagaggttcctgctaGCACAGACACTggagcagaggttcctgctgaTGAAGACACAGATGCCACTAAATTACAAAAAGAATCag acaggaaagaggaagctGATGCAACAGGCCAGGACGGCGCACAAGCTGGGACGGAG ATCAAAGCCGACGAGGACGGCGTGTCAGCGCCGGATACTTCGGGATCAGACATTAAGGAGTCTGTGGAGCCAAAGAACACTGGAAGCGAAGTGATCGTACCAGAGATCGGAACGGGGGTCAATGCAGCCGTCCCTGCAG ATGAAGGTTTCAACTTGGAAGATGCTTTAGCGGCAGGTGTGGACGACTCATCGCAGGCAGGAAAGAGCAGCAATCTGGAAACTGGAG CACGTGCTGCTGGCGCCACAGGAGATG CAGAGACGCCTGAAGGCAAGG AGGCCGGCTCTGGTCCGTTAGCGGGCGTCCTCACTGCAATCATCGTGGCGGCAATAGGAGCTGTCGCCGGATACTTCACCTACCAGCAGAAGAAACTGTGCTTTAAAAGCAGACAAG AAGCAGATCCTGAAGCTGCGCGCAAGGCTGATCCAGCAGAGGCTCAGTCAGAGCCCCAGg tccTTAGCAACCTGTTGAACTCATCTTAG
- the LOC105417382 gene encoding skin secretory protein xP2 isoform X1 has translation MMSYLWILLLGSLLTASVHAQDDAAQMEETAAPEVPATVNAPNAGEPDADTEVGEKTEEVKPETEPNADPELEADKPNGDLGVEDSGAEVPADTGAEVPADTGAEVPADTGAEVPADTGAEVPADTGAEVPVDTGVEVPVDTGVEVPADTGAEVPTDTGAEVPASTDTGAEVPADTGAEVPADTGAEVPADTGSEVPADTGAEVPVDTGVEVPADTGAEVPADTGAEVPADTGAEVPADTGVEVPVDTGVEVPADTGAEVPADTGAEVPASADSGAEVPVDTSADVPADTGAEVPASTDTGAEVPADEDTDATKLQKESDRKEEADATGQDGAQAGTEIKADEDGVSAPDTSGSDIKESVEPKNTGSEVIVPEIGTGVNAAVPADEGFNLEDALAAGVDDSSQAGKSSNLETGARAAGATGDAETPEGKEAGSGPLAGVLTAIIVAAIGAVAGYFTYQQKKLCFKSRQEADPEAARKADPAEAQSEPQVLSNLLNSS, from the exons ATGATGTCATACCTGTGGATTCTGCTATTAGGGAGCCTGCTGACCGCAAGCGTCCACGCACAAG ATGACGCAGCACAAATGGAGgagacagcagctccagaggttCCGGCCACGGTAAATGCTCCAAATGCTGGAGAACCAGATGCAGACACTGAAGTTGGAGAGAAAACCGAG GAAGTAAAACCGGAGACTGAACCCAACGCTGACCCTGAATTAGAAGCTGATAAACCAAATGGAGATTTGGGTGTAGAGGACTCAGGAGCAGAGGTTCCTGCAGACACTGGAGCCGAggttcctgcagacacaggagcagaggttcctgcagacactggtgcagaggTTCCTGCAGATACAGGAGCAGAGGTTCCTGCAGATACAGGAGCAGAGGTTCCTGTAGACACTGGAGTAGAAGTTCCTGTAGACACTGGAGTAGAGGTTCCTGCAGATACAGGAGCAGAGGTTCCTAcagacacaggagcagaggttcctgctaGCACCGATACAGGAGCAGAGGTTCCTGCAGATACAGGAGCAGAGGTTCCTGCAGATACAGGAGCAGAGGTTCCTGCAGATACAGGATCAGAGGTTCCTGCAGATACAGGAGCAGAGGTTCCTGTAGACACTGGAGTAGAGGTtcctgcagacactggtgcagaggTTCCTGCAGATACAGGAGCAGAGGTTCCTGCAGATACAGGAGCAGAGGTTCCTGCAGACACTGGAGTAGAAGTTCCTGTAGACACTGGAGTAGAGGTTCCTGCAGACACTGGCGCAGAggttcctgcagacacaggagcagaggttcctgctaGCGCAGACTCAGGAGCAGAGGTTCCTGTAGACACTAGTGCAGATgtccctgcagacacaggagcagaggttcctgctaGCACAGACACTggagcagaggttcctgctgaTGAAGACACAGATGCCACTAAATTACAAAAAGAATCag acaggaaagaggaagctGATGCAACAGGCCAGGACGGCGCACAAGCTGGGACGGAG ATCAAAGCCGACGAGGACGGCGTGTCAGCGCCGGATACTTCGGGATCAGACATTAAGGAGTCTGTGGAGCCAAAGAACACTGGAAGCGAAGTGATCGTACCAGAGATCGGAACGGGGGTCAATGCAGCCGTCCCTGCAG ATGAAGGTTTCAACTTGGAAGATGCTTTAGCGGCAGGTGTGGACGACTCATCGCAGGCAGGAAAGAGCAGCAATCTGGAAACTGGAG CACGTGCTGCTGGCGCCACAGGAGATG CAGAGACGCCTGAAGGCAAGG AGGCCGGCTCTGGTCCGTTAGCGGGCGTCCTCACTGCAATCATCGTGGCGGCAATAGGAGCTGTCGCCGGATACTTCACCTACCAGCAGAAGAAACTGTGCTTTAAAAGCAGACAAG AAGCAGATCCTGAAGCTGCGCGCAAGGCTGATCCAGCAGAGGCTCAGTCAGAGCCCCAGg tccTTAGCAACCTGTTGAACTCATCTTAG